From Candidatus Hinthialibacter antarcticus, a single genomic window includes:
- a CDS encoding peptidylprolyl isomerase: MRSFLIGVTLFLLIPSISSAQIPGTEAIAAIVNGELILSGEIDAFMEQRKKPGVDFNTMEKSELNKFRSSVLKRLIDETILIQGIESQLSPTQKDSIRQFVERQAAEIIQRMQEQFTTPAALAQREEEMGVNWEELRQIQYRNLYKDYLVSVVAPQLMRGRISPPTEEELSSFKTDNPNLAEQETIRVSHILLRVPQDANDLQEKAALDKATEIANRARGGENFENLAMSNSEHQETKMQGGRIPPFKRGQLDAGFDALFNYPVNTITDPIRTLSGYHVVKVLEKETPESLLARQKMQDVLLKWTEELTASAKIEVKLKSE, translated from the coding sequence ATGCGGTCTTTCTTGATAGGCGTCACTTTATTTCTGTTAATACCTTCGATTTCGTCTGCTCAGATCCCTGGCACAGAAGCCATCGCGGCAATCGTTAACGGTGAGTTAATTTTAAGCGGTGAAATTGACGCTTTCATGGAGCAACGAAAGAAGCCAGGCGTTGATTTCAACACCATGGAAAAATCTGAGCTGAATAAATTTCGTTCCAGCGTGTTGAAACGCTTAATCGACGAGACCATTTTGATTCAAGGCATCGAATCACAACTTAGCCCGACGCAGAAAGATAGCATTCGCCAATTTGTCGAACGGCAAGCCGCTGAAATTATTCAACGGATGCAAGAGCAATTCACAACGCCTGCGGCGCTCGCGCAGCGGGAAGAAGAGATGGGCGTCAATTGGGAAGAACTTCGGCAGATTCAATACCGCAATCTCTATAAGGACTACTTGGTCAGCGTTGTCGCGCCGCAGTTGATGCGGGGACGAATTTCACCGCCGACAGAAGAGGAACTCAGTAGTTTTAAAACCGATAACCCCAATCTAGCAGAACAAGAAACCATTCGCGTTTCTCATATCCTGCTCCGCGTCCCGCAAGACGCAAACGATTTACAAGAAAAAGCCGCGTTAGACAAAGCAACGGAAATTGCAAACCGCGCCCGTGGCGGCGAAAACTTTGAAAACTTGGCGATGTCTAATTCCGAACATCAGGAAACCAAAATGCAAGGCGGTCGGATTCCTCCATTTAAACGTGGACAATTAGACGCAGGATTTGATGCCTTATTCAATTATCCTGTGAATACCATTACAGACCCGATCCGTACGCTTTCGGGATATCACGTCGTCAAAGTGCTCGAAAAAGAAACGCCCGAGTCATTATTGGCCCGGCAGAAGATGCAGGATGTTCTGTTGAAATGGACAGAAGAACTTACGGCGAGCGCAAAGATTGAAGTCAAATTAAAATCGGAATAA
- a CDS encoding glycosyltransferase family 2 protein, which yields MSIVIPVYNESEGLSAFISELSAVLETFSRPCEVLLVDDGSSDGSTEILANQSLPYIQHDVNLGYGAAIKTGIQKTSMPNIVIIDADGTYPPAEIEKLVRRLEHVDMAVGARTGTDAKIPWVRRPAKWLIRMFAQWMVRRSIPDLNSGLRAFRRERVEPILRLLPDGFSLTTTITIAFQATGSRVEYIETEYRIRSGQSKFRPIADTWNLILVILRTVVLLRPLNFFLPLSLLLAVLAILVGGVSLAIGEFMDATFIVLMMASMQMFVLGLIADLIVRVQYRTH from the coding sequence GTGTCAATCGTCATTCCTGTTTACAACGAATCAGAAGGGCTTTCGGCTTTTATCAGCGAATTAAGCGCCGTACTGGAGACGTTTTCCAGGCCCTGTGAAGTTTTGCTCGTCGATGATGGTTCGTCTGACGGGTCTACTGAAATTTTAGCCAATCAATCGCTGCCCTATATACAACATGACGTCAACCTGGGGTATGGAGCCGCGATAAAAACCGGCATTCAAAAAACCTCCATGCCAAACATCGTCATCATTGACGCAGACGGCACTTACCCGCCAGCTGAAATTGAAAAACTTGTACGCCGACTTGAACATGTTGATATGGCGGTTGGCGCAAGGACCGGGACAGACGCCAAAATCCCCTGGGTGCGGCGACCGGCAAAATGGCTGATCCGAATGTTTGCGCAATGGATGGTGCGGCGATCTATCCCCGATCTAAATTCGGGATTACGGGCGTTTCGCCGGGAACGGGTTGAACCGATTCTGCGGTTATTGCCGGACGGTTTTTCATTGACGACGACGATCACAATTGCGTTTCAAGCGACGGGGTCTAGAGTTGAATATATTGAAACGGAATATCGCATCCGGTCGGGCCAATCAAAATTCCGCCCGATTGCGGATACGTGGAATTTGATTCTCGTCATCCTTCGCACCGTCGTATTATTAAGGCCGCTGAATTTTTTCTTACCGTTAAGTTTATTGCTGGCGGTTTTGGCAATATTGGTCGGCGGCGTCTCTCTGGCAATCGGGGAATTTATGGACGCAACCTTTATTGTATTAATGATGGCCAGCATGCAAATGTTCGTACTCGGGCTGATT
- a CDS encoding S41 family peptidase translates to MTSFVLRLFSPRRSSGRPSTGEWQYDKPVIVLIGQRCMSSNEAFVKMMGECPNVTLMGEATRGSSGNPKMLDLPMGIQVSVPQWIDYRADGKPLEGNGVEPDVEFIVDGNEYNSDKDSLLDAALERLRKI, encoded by the coding sequence TTGACTAGTTTCGTTCTACGGCTCTTTTCTCCAAGACGGTCTTCGGGCCGTCCTTCCACGGGCGAATGGCAATACGACAAGCCCGTCATCGTCTTGATTGGACAACGCTGCATGAGCAGCAACGAAGCCTTCGTCAAAATGATGGGCGAGTGTCCGAACGTGACCCTGATGGGAGAAGCGACGCGCGGTTCCAGCGGAAACCCGAAGATGCTTGACTTGCCGATGGGCATTCAGGTGAGCGTTCCCCAGTGGATTGACTACCGCGCCGACGGCAAGCCGCTCGAAGGCAACGGCGTTGAGCCAGACGTGGAATTCATTGTTGATGGGAATGAATACAACAGCGACAAAGACAGCCTGCTAGACGCTGCGCTTGAGCGGCTGCGTAAAATATAA
- a CDS encoding YMGG-like glycine zipper-containing protein, whose amino-acid sequence MKMMKFGVVSVLGISLLFAGCTATPAQKGAMGGGALGAVAGQLIGGDTKSTLIGAGAGALGGALLNDQVDKSKRQSYDQGYNQGYNQGAQSNQSTPPPPPNYNTAPR is encoded by the coding sequence ATGAAGATGATGAAATTTGGCGTAGTTTCAGTGCTTGGAATTAGTCTATTGTTCGCAGGGTGTACTGCGACTCCCGCGCAAAAGGGCGCAATGGGCGGCGGCGCATTAGGCGCGGTCGCAGGTCAGTTAATTGGCGGCGATACCAAGTCAACCTTGATTGGCGCCGGAGCGGGCGCGCTGGGCGGCGCTTTGTTAAATGACCAGGTCGATAAATCCAAACGTCAGTCTTATGACCAAGGGTATAACCAGGGTTACAACCAAGGCGCACAAAGCAATCAATCGACTCCGCCTCCTCCGCCGAATTACAACACCGCGCCCCGCTAA